Proteins encoded together in one Eubalaena glacialis isolate mEubGla1 chromosome 7, mEubGla1.1.hap2.+ XY, whole genome shotgun sequence window:
- the BRPF1 gene encoding peregrin isoform X4, whose amino-acid sequence MGVDFDVKTFCHNLRATKPPYECPVETCRKVYKSYSGIEYHLYHYDHDNPPPPQQTPLRKHKKKGRQSRPANKQSPTPSEVSQSPSREVMSYAQAQRMVEVDLHGRVHRISIFDNLDVVSEDEEAPEEAPENGSNKENTETPAATPKSGKHKNKEKRKDSNHHHHHSASASTTPKLPEVVYRELEQDTPDAPPRPTSYYRYIEKSAEELDEEVEYDMDEEDYIWLDIMNERRKTEGVSPIPQEIFEYLMDRLEKESYFESHNKGDPNALVDEDAVCCICNDGECQNSNVILFCDMCNLAVHQECYGVPYIPEGQWLCRRCLQSPSRAVDCALCPNKGGAFKQTDDGRWAHVVCALWIPEVCFANTVFLEPIDSIEHIPPARWKLTCYICKQRGSGACIQCHKANCYTAFHVTCAQQAGLYMKMEPVRETGANGTSFSVRKTAYCDIHTPPGSARRLPALSHSEGEEEEEEEEEEGKSWSSEKVKKAKAKSRIKMKKARKILAEKRAAAPVVSVPCIPPHRLSKITNRLTIQRKSQFMQRLHSYWTLKRQSRNGVPLLRRLQTHLQSQRNCDQVGRDSEDKNWALKEQLKSWQRLRHDLERARLLVELIRKREKLKRETIKVQQIAMEMQLTPFLILLRKTLEQLQEKDTGNIFSEPVPLSEVPDYLDHIKKPMDFFTMKQNLEAYRYLNFDDFEEDFNLIVSNCLKYNAKDTIFYRAAVRLREQGGAVLRQARRQAEKMGIDFETGMHIPHSLAGDEASHHTEDAEEERLVLLENQKHLPVEEQLKLLLERLDEVNASKQSVGRSRRAKMIKKEMTALRRKLANQRETGRDGPERHGPSSRGSLTPHPAACDKDGQTDSAAEESSSQETSKGLGPNMSSTPAHEVGRRTSVLFSKKNPKTAGPPKRPGRPPKNRESQMTPSHGGSPVGPPQLPIMGSLRQRKRGRSPRPSSSSDSDSDKSTEDPPMDLPANGFSGGNQPVKKSFLVYRNDCSLPRSSSDSESSSSSSSSAASDRTSTTPSKQGRGKPSFSRGTFPEDSSEDTSGTENEAYSVGTGRGVGHSMVRKSLGRGAGWLSEDEDSPLDALDLVWAKCRGYPSYPALIIDPKMPREGMFHHGVPIPVPPLEVLKLGEQMTQEAREHLYLVLFFDNKRTWQWLPRTKLVPLGVNQDLDKEKMLEGRKSNIRKSVQIAYHRALQHRSKVQGEQSSETSDSD is encoded by the exons ATGGGGGTGGACTTTGACGTGAAGACTTTCTGCCACAACTTGCGGGCAACTAAGCCACCGTATGAGTGCCCCGTGGAGACCTGCCGCAAGGTCTACAAGAGTTACAGTGGTATTGAGTACCACCTGTACCACTATGACCATGACAACCCACCGCCCCCACAGCAGACTCCACTCCGAAAGCACAAGAAGAAGGGGCGCCAGTCACGCCCAGCCAACAAGCAGTCGCCCACCCCCTCAGAGGTATCCCAGTCGCCCAGCCGTGAGGTGATGAGTTACGCACAGGCCCAGCGCATGGTGGAGGTGGACCTGCACGGCCGCGTCCACCGCATCAGCATCTTTGACAACCTGGATGTGGTGTCAGAAGATGAGGAGGCCCCTGAGGAGGCCCCTGAGAACGGCAGCAATAAGGAGAACACTGAGACACCGGCTGCTACCCCCAAGTCAGGCAAGCATAAGAACAAGGAGAAGCGCAAGGACTccaaccaccaccatcaccacagcGCTTCTGCAAGCACCACCCCCAAGCTGCCGGAGGTGGTGTACCGGGAGCTGGAGCAGGACACCCCTGACGCCCCGCCCCGGCCGACTTCCTATTACCG GTACATCGAGAAGTCGGCGGAAGAGCTGGATGAGGAAGTAGAGTATGACATGGATGAGGAGGACTACATCTGGCTGGATATCATGAACGAGCGGCGGAAGACGGAGGGTGTGAGTCCCATTCCGCAGGAAATCTTTGAGTACTTAATGGACCGGCTGGAGAAAGAGTCCTACTTTGAGAGCCACAATAAAGGCGACCCCAATGCGCTAGTGGATGAGGATGCTGTGTGCTGTATCTGCAATGATGGTGAGTGCCAGAACAGCAATGTCATCCTCTTCTGTGACATGTGCAACCTGGCTGTGCACCAGGAGTGCTACGGTGTCCCCTACATCCCTGAGGGCCAGTGGCTGTGCCGCCGCTGCCTACAGTCACCCTCCCGTGCTGTGGACTGCGCCCTGTGCCCCAACAAGGGTGGTGCCTTCAAGCAGACAGATGATGGGCGCTGGGCCCATGTGGTGTGTGCCCTATGGATCCCTGAGGTCTGCTTTGCCAACACGGTCTTCCTGGAGCCTATCGACAGCATCGAGCACATCCCGCCAGCTCGCTGGAAGCTGACCTGCTACATTTGCAAACAGCGGGGCTCAGGGGCCTGCATCCAGTGCCACAAGGCCAACTGCTACACAGCCTTCCATGTGACATGTGCCCAGCAGGCCGGCCTTTACATGAAGATGGAGCCTGTGCGGGAGACGGGTGCCAATGGCACCTCCTTCAGCGTCCGCAAGACTGCCTACTGCGACATCCATACACCTCCAGGTTCAGCACGCCGCCTGCCTGCCCTATCCCACAGcgagggtgaggaggaggaggaggaggaagaggaggagggtaaGAGTTGGAGCTCAGAGAAGGTCAAGAAGGCCAAGGCCAAGTCCCGGATCAAGATGAAGAAGGCGCGGAAGATCTTGGCAGAGAAACGGGCAGCAGCACCTGTGGTGTCTGTGCCCTGCATCCCACCACACAG gctcaGTAAAATCACTAACCGCCTGACCATCCAAAGGAAGAGCCAGTTCATGCAGAGGCTGCACAGCTACTGGACGCTAAAGAGGCAGTCACGGAATGGGGTCCCACTGCTGCGTCGCCTGCAGACACACCTGCAGTCTCAGAGGAACTGTGACCAAGTTGGG AGAGATTCTGAAGACAAGAACTGGGCCCTCAAAGAACAGCTCAAGTCCTGGCAGCGGCTTCGGCATGACCTGGAGCGAGCCCGGCTGCTGGTGGAGCTGATCCGCAAGCGGGAGAAACTCAAAAGGGAGACG ATCAAGGTCCAGCAGATTGCCATGGAGATGCAGCTGACCCCTTTCCTCATCCTCCTTCGAAAAACCCTGGAGCAGCTCCAAGAGAAGGACACAGGCAACATCTTCAGCGAGCCGGTCCCTCTGTCTGAG GTACCTGACTACCTAGACCACATCAAAAAGCCTATGGACTTTTTCACCATGAAGCAGAACTTGGAGGCTTACCGCTACCTGAACTTTGATGATTTTGAGGAGGACTTCAACCTCATCGTCAGCAACTGCCTCAAGTACAATGCCAAGGATACCATCTTCTACCGGGCAGCAGTGCGGCTCCGTGAGCAGGGTGGTGCTGTGCTCCGCCAGGCCCGGCGCCAGGCAGAAAAAATGGGCATTGACTTTGAGACGGGCATGCATATCCCCCACAGCCTGGCTGGAGACGAGGCCTCACACCACACCGAAGATG CAGAGGAAGAGCGGCTGGTCCTGCTGGAGAACCAGAAGCACTTGCCAGTGGAAGAGCAGCTGAAGCTGTTGCTCGAGCGGCTGGATGAGGTGAATGCCAGTAAGCAGAGCGTGGGCCGCTCACGGCGTGCAAAGATGATCAAGAAAGAGATGACGGCGCTGCGGCGCAAGCTTGCCAACCAGCGGGAAACTGGACGAGATGGGCCTGAGCGGCATGGCCCCTCCAGCCGGGGCAGCCTGACACCCCACCCGGCAGCCTGCGACAAGGACGGGCAGACAGACAGTGCCGCCGAGGAGAGCAGCAGCCAGGAGACAAGCAAAG gCCTGGGTCCCAACATGTCCTCAACCCCCGCACATGAGGTGGGCAGGAGAACCTCAGTTCTGTTCTCCAAAAAGAACCCGAAGACAGCTGGACCGCCCAAGAGGCCGGGCCGGCCCCCAAAAAAccgggagagccagatgaccccCAGCCACGGAGGCAGTCCTGTGGGGCCCCCCCAGCTCCCCATCATGGGCTCCCTGCGTCAGCGCAAGCGGGGTAGGAGCCCTCGGCCCAGTTCGAGTTCAGACAGCGACAGTGATAAATCCACAGAAGACCCCCCAATGG ACTTACCAGCCAACGGCTTCAGCGGTGGAAACCAGCCAGTAAAGAAGAGTTTCTTGGTATATCGTAATGACTGCAGCCTTCCTCGgagcagctcagactctgagtccagcagcagtagcagcagcagtgcTGCCTCAGACCGGACCAG CACAACGCCTTCAAAACAAGGCCGGGGCAAGCCCTCCTTCTCTCGGGGCACGTTCCCAGAGGACAGCAGTGAAGATACCTCAGGCACTGAGAACGAGGCCTACTCCGTGGGCACTGGCCGCGGCGTGGGCCACAGCA TGGTAAGGAAGAGTCTGGGCCGGGGAGCTGGCTGGCTGTCAGAGGATGAGGACTCCCCGCTGGATGCTCTGGACCTGGTGTGGGCCAAATGCCGAGGGTATCCATCATACCCAGCTCTG ATCATTGATCCAAAGATGCCCCGGGAAGGTATGTTCCACCATGGGGTTCCCATCCCTGTGCCCCCACTGGAGGTGCTGAAACTTGGGGAACAGATGACCCAGGAAGCCCGAGAGCATCTCTACCTCGTCCTCTTCTTTGACAACAAGCGAACCTG GCAGTGGCTGCCCAGGACTAAGCTGGTTCCTCTGGGCGTGAACCAGGACCTTGACAAGGAGAAGATGCTGGAGGGCCGGAAATCCAACATCCGCAAGTCAGTACAGATCGCCTACCACAGGGCTCTGCAGCACCGCAGCAAGGTGCAGGGCGAGCAGAGCAGTGAGACCAGCGATAGTGACTGA
- the BRPF1 gene encoding peregrin isoform X1, with translation MGVDFDVKTFCHNLRATKPPYECPVETCRKVYKSYSGIEYHLYHYDHDNPPPPQQTPLRKHKKKGRQSRPANKQSPTPSEVSQSPSREVMSYAQAQRMVEVDLHGRVHRISIFDNLDVVSEDEEAPEEAPENGSNKENTETPAATPKSGKHKNKEKRKDSNHHHHHSASASTTPKLPEVVYRELEQDTPDAPPRPTSYYRYIEKSAEELDEEVEYDMDEEDYIWLDIMNERRKTEGVSPIPQEIFEYLMDRLEKESYFESHNKGDPNALVDEDAVCCICNDGECQNSNVILFCDMCNLAVHQECYGVPYIPEGQWLCRRCLQSPSRAVDCALCPNKGGAFKQTDDGRWAHVVCALWIPEVCFANTVFLEPIDSIEHIPPARWKLTCYICKQRGSGACIQCHKANCYTAFHVTCAQQAGLYMKMEPVRETGANGTSFSVRKTAYCDIHTPPGSARRLPALSHSEGEEEEEEEEEEGKSWSSEKVKKAKAKSRIKMKKARKILAEKRAAAPVVSVPCIPPHRLSKITNRLTIQRKSQFMQRLHSYWTLKRQSRNGVPLLRRLQTHLQSQRNCDQVGRDSEDKNWALKEQLKSWQRLRHDLERARLLVELIRKREKLKRETIKVQQIAMEMQLTPFLILLRKTLEQLQEKDTGNIFSEPVPLSEVPDYLDHIKKPMDFFTMKQNLEAYRYLNFDDFEEDFNLIVSNCLKYNAKDTIFYRAAVRLREQGGAVLRQARRQAEKMGIDFETGMHIPHSLAGDEASHHTEDAEEERLVLLENQKHLPVEEQLKLLLERLDEVNASKQSVGRSRRAKMIKKEMTALRRKLANQRETGRDGPERHGPSSRGSLTPHPAACDKDGQTDSAAEESSSQETSKGLGPNMSSTPAHEVGRRTSVLFSKKNPKTAGPPKRPGRPPKNRESQMTPSHGGSPVGPPQLPIMGSLRQRKRGRSPRPSSSSDSDSDKSTEDPPMDLPANGFSGGNQPVKKSFLVYRNDCSLPRSSSDSESSSSSSSSAASDRTSTTPSKQGRGKPSFSRGTFPEDSSEDTSGTENEAYSVGTGRGVGHSSKYARPKPGVLGAQCQGLARPRTADPPPLSHSCEVVRKSLGRGAGWLSEDEDSPLDALDLVWAKCRGYPSYPALIIDPKMPREGMFHHGVPIPVPPLEVLKLGEQMTQEAREHLYLVLFFDNKRTWQWLPRTKLVPLGVNQDLDKEKMLEGRKSNIRKSVQIAYHRALQHRSKVQGEQSSETSDSD, from the exons ATGGGGGTGGACTTTGACGTGAAGACTTTCTGCCACAACTTGCGGGCAACTAAGCCACCGTATGAGTGCCCCGTGGAGACCTGCCGCAAGGTCTACAAGAGTTACAGTGGTATTGAGTACCACCTGTACCACTATGACCATGACAACCCACCGCCCCCACAGCAGACTCCACTCCGAAAGCACAAGAAGAAGGGGCGCCAGTCACGCCCAGCCAACAAGCAGTCGCCCACCCCCTCAGAGGTATCCCAGTCGCCCAGCCGTGAGGTGATGAGTTACGCACAGGCCCAGCGCATGGTGGAGGTGGACCTGCACGGCCGCGTCCACCGCATCAGCATCTTTGACAACCTGGATGTGGTGTCAGAAGATGAGGAGGCCCCTGAGGAGGCCCCTGAGAACGGCAGCAATAAGGAGAACACTGAGACACCGGCTGCTACCCCCAAGTCAGGCAAGCATAAGAACAAGGAGAAGCGCAAGGACTccaaccaccaccatcaccacagcGCTTCTGCAAGCACCACCCCCAAGCTGCCGGAGGTGGTGTACCGGGAGCTGGAGCAGGACACCCCTGACGCCCCGCCCCGGCCGACTTCCTATTACCG GTACATCGAGAAGTCGGCGGAAGAGCTGGATGAGGAAGTAGAGTATGACATGGATGAGGAGGACTACATCTGGCTGGATATCATGAACGAGCGGCGGAAGACGGAGGGTGTGAGTCCCATTCCGCAGGAAATCTTTGAGTACTTAATGGACCGGCTGGAGAAAGAGTCCTACTTTGAGAGCCACAATAAAGGCGACCCCAATGCGCTAGTGGATGAGGATGCTGTGTGCTGTATCTGCAATGATGGTGAGTGCCAGAACAGCAATGTCATCCTCTTCTGTGACATGTGCAACCTGGCTGTGCACCAGGAGTGCTACGGTGTCCCCTACATCCCTGAGGGCCAGTGGCTGTGCCGCCGCTGCCTACAGTCACCCTCCCGTGCTGTGGACTGCGCCCTGTGCCCCAACAAGGGTGGTGCCTTCAAGCAGACAGATGATGGGCGCTGGGCCCATGTGGTGTGTGCCCTATGGATCCCTGAGGTCTGCTTTGCCAACACGGTCTTCCTGGAGCCTATCGACAGCATCGAGCACATCCCGCCAGCTCGCTGGAAGCTGACCTGCTACATTTGCAAACAGCGGGGCTCAGGGGCCTGCATCCAGTGCCACAAGGCCAACTGCTACACAGCCTTCCATGTGACATGTGCCCAGCAGGCCGGCCTTTACATGAAGATGGAGCCTGTGCGGGAGACGGGTGCCAATGGCACCTCCTTCAGCGTCCGCAAGACTGCCTACTGCGACATCCATACACCTCCAGGTTCAGCACGCCGCCTGCCTGCCCTATCCCACAGcgagggtgaggaggaggaggaggaggaagaggaggagggtaaGAGTTGGAGCTCAGAGAAGGTCAAGAAGGCCAAGGCCAAGTCCCGGATCAAGATGAAGAAGGCGCGGAAGATCTTGGCAGAGAAACGGGCAGCAGCACCTGTGGTGTCTGTGCCCTGCATCCCACCACACAG gctcaGTAAAATCACTAACCGCCTGACCATCCAAAGGAAGAGCCAGTTCATGCAGAGGCTGCACAGCTACTGGACGCTAAAGAGGCAGTCACGGAATGGGGTCCCACTGCTGCGTCGCCTGCAGACACACCTGCAGTCTCAGAGGAACTGTGACCAAGTTGGG AGAGATTCTGAAGACAAGAACTGGGCCCTCAAAGAACAGCTCAAGTCCTGGCAGCGGCTTCGGCATGACCTGGAGCGAGCCCGGCTGCTGGTGGAGCTGATCCGCAAGCGGGAGAAACTCAAAAGGGAGACG ATCAAGGTCCAGCAGATTGCCATGGAGATGCAGCTGACCCCTTTCCTCATCCTCCTTCGAAAAACCCTGGAGCAGCTCCAAGAGAAGGACACAGGCAACATCTTCAGCGAGCCGGTCCCTCTGTCTGAG GTACCTGACTACCTAGACCACATCAAAAAGCCTATGGACTTTTTCACCATGAAGCAGAACTTGGAGGCTTACCGCTACCTGAACTTTGATGATTTTGAGGAGGACTTCAACCTCATCGTCAGCAACTGCCTCAAGTACAATGCCAAGGATACCATCTTCTACCGGGCAGCAGTGCGGCTCCGTGAGCAGGGTGGTGCTGTGCTCCGCCAGGCCCGGCGCCAGGCAGAAAAAATGGGCATTGACTTTGAGACGGGCATGCATATCCCCCACAGCCTGGCTGGAGACGAGGCCTCACACCACACCGAAGATG CAGAGGAAGAGCGGCTGGTCCTGCTGGAGAACCAGAAGCACTTGCCAGTGGAAGAGCAGCTGAAGCTGTTGCTCGAGCGGCTGGATGAGGTGAATGCCAGTAAGCAGAGCGTGGGCCGCTCACGGCGTGCAAAGATGATCAAGAAAGAGATGACGGCGCTGCGGCGCAAGCTTGCCAACCAGCGGGAAACTGGACGAGATGGGCCTGAGCGGCATGGCCCCTCCAGCCGGGGCAGCCTGACACCCCACCCGGCAGCCTGCGACAAGGACGGGCAGACAGACAGTGCCGCCGAGGAGAGCAGCAGCCAGGAGACAAGCAAAG gCCTGGGTCCCAACATGTCCTCAACCCCCGCACATGAGGTGGGCAGGAGAACCTCAGTTCTGTTCTCCAAAAAGAACCCGAAGACAGCTGGACCGCCCAAGAGGCCGGGCCGGCCCCCAAAAAAccgggagagccagatgaccccCAGCCACGGAGGCAGTCCTGTGGGGCCCCCCCAGCTCCCCATCATGGGCTCCCTGCGTCAGCGCAAGCGGGGTAGGAGCCCTCGGCCCAGTTCGAGTTCAGACAGCGACAGTGATAAATCCACAGAAGACCCCCCAATGG ACTTACCAGCCAACGGCTTCAGCGGTGGAAACCAGCCAGTAAAGAAGAGTTTCTTGGTATATCGTAATGACTGCAGCCTTCCTCGgagcagctcagactctgagtccagcagcagtagcagcagcagtgcTGCCTCAGACCGGACCAG CACAACGCCTTCAAAACAAGGCCGGGGCAAGCCCTCCTTCTCTCGGGGCACGTTCCCAGAGGACAGCAGTGAAGATACCTCAGGCACTGAGAACGAGGCCTACTCCGTGGGCACTGGCCGCGGCGTGGGCCACAGCAGTAAGTACGCCCGCCCAAAGCCAGGGGTTCTGGGGGCCCAGTGCCAGGGCCTTGCCAGACCCCGGACTGCTGATCCGCCCCCTCTCTCCCATTCCTGTGAAGTGGTAAGGAAGAGTCTGGGCCGGGGAGCTGGCTGGCTGTCAGAGGATGAGGACTCCCCGCTGGATGCTCTGGACCTGGTGTGGGCCAAATGCCGAGGGTATCCATCATACCCAGCTCTG ATCATTGATCCAAAGATGCCCCGGGAAGGTATGTTCCACCATGGGGTTCCCATCCCTGTGCCCCCACTGGAGGTGCTGAAACTTGGGGAACAGATGACCCAGGAAGCCCGAGAGCATCTCTACCTCGTCCTCTTCTTTGACAACAAGCGAACCTG GCAGTGGCTGCCCAGGACTAAGCTGGTTCCTCTGGGCGTGAACCAGGACCTTGACAAGGAGAAGATGCTGGAGGGCCGGAAATCCAACATCCGCAAGTCAGTACAGATCGCCTACCACAGGGCTCTGCAGCACCGCAGCAAGGTGCAGGGCGAGCAGAGCAGTGAGACCAGCGATAGTGACTGA
- the BRPF1 gene encoding peregrin isoform X3, with product MGVDFDVKTFCHNLRATKPPYECPVETCRKVYKSYSGIEYHLYHYDHDNPPPPQQTPLRKHKKKGRQSRPANKQSPTPSEVSQSPSREVMSYAQAQRMVEVDLHGRVHRISIFDNLDVVSEDEEAPEEAPENGSNKENTETPAATPKSGKHKNKEKRKDSNHHHHHSASASTTPKLPEVVYRELEQDTPDAPPRPTSYYRYIEKSAEELDEEVEYDMDEEDYIWLDIMNERRKTEGVSPIPQEIFEYLMDRLEKESYFESHNKGDPNALVDEDAVCCICNDGECQNSNVILFCDMCNLAVHQECYGVPYIPEGQWLCRRCLQSPSRAVDCALCPNKGGAFKQTDDGRWAHVVCALWIPEVCFANTVFLEPIDSIEHIPPARWKLTCYICKQRGSGACIQCHKANCYTAFHVTCAQQAGLYMKMEPVRETGANGTSFSVRKTAYCDIHTPPGSARRLPALSHSEGEEEEEEEEEEGKSWSSEKVKKAKAKSRIKMKKARKILAEKRAAAPVVSVPCIPPHRLSKITNRLTIQRKSQFMQRLHSYWTLKRQSRNGVPLLRRLQTHLQSQRNCDQVGRDSEDKNWALKEQLKSWQRLRHDLERARLLVELIRKREKLKRETIKVQQIAMEMQLTPFLILLRKTLEQLQEKDTGNIFSEPVPLSEVTELDEVPDYLDHIKKPMDFFTMKQNLEAYRYLNFDDFEEDFNLIVSNCLKYNAKDTIFYRAAVRLREQGGAVLRQARRQAEKMGIDFETGMHIPHSLAGDEASHHTEDEEERLVLLENQKHLPVEEQLKLLLERLDEVNASKQSVGRSRRAKMIKKEMTALRRKLANQRETGRDGPERHGPSSRGSLTPHPAACDKDGQTDSAAEESSSQETSKGLGPNMSSTPAHEVGRRTSVLFSKKNPKTAGPPKRPGRPPKNRESQMTPSHGGSPVGPPQLPIMGSLRQRKRGRSPRPSSSSDSDSDKSTEDPPMDLPANGFSGGNQPVKKSFLVYRNDCSLPRSSSDSESSSSSSSSAASDRTSTTPSKQGRGKPSFSRGTFPEDSSEDTSGTENEAYSVGTGRGVGHSMVRKSLGRGAGWLSEDEDSPLDALDLVWAKCRGYPSYPALIIDPKMPREGMFHHGVPIPVPPLEVLKLGEQMTQEAREHLYLVLFFDNKRTWQWLPRTKLVPLGVNQDLDKEKMLEGRKSNIRKSVQIAYHRALQHRSKVQGEQSSETSDSD from the exons ATGGGGGTGGACTTTGACGTGAAGACTTTCTGCCACAACTTGCGGGCAACTAAGCCACCGTATGAGTGCCCCGTGGAGACCTGCCGCAAGGTCTACAAGAGTTACAGTGGTATTGAGTACCACCTGTACCACTATGACCATGACAACCCACCGCCCCCACAGCAGACTCCACTCCGAAAGCACAAGAAGAAGGGGCGCCAGTCACGCCCAGCCAACAAGCAGTCGCCCACCCCCTCAGAGGTATCCCAGTCGCCCAGCCGTGAGGTGATGAGTTACGCACAGGCCCAGCGCATGGTGGAGGTGGACCTGCACGGCCGCGTCCACCGCATCAGCATCTTTGACAACCTGGATGTGGTGTCAGAAGATGAGGAGGCCCCTGAGGAGGCCCCTGAGAACGGCAGCAATAAGGAGAACACTGAGACACCGGCTGCTACCCCCAAGTCAGGCAAGCATAAGAACAAGGAGAAGCGCAAGGACTccaaccaccaccatcaccacagcGCTTCTGCAAGCACCACCCCCAAGCTGCCGGAGGTGGTGTACCGGGAGCTGGAGCAGGACACCCCTGACGCCCCGCCCCGGCCGACTTCCTATTACCG GTACATCGAGAAGTCGGCGGAAGAGCTGGATGAGGAAGTAGAGTATGACATGGATGAGGAGGACTACATCTGGCTGGATATCATGAACGAGCGGCGGAAGACGGAGGGTGTGAGTCCCATTCCGCAGGAAATCTTTGAGTACTTAATGGACCGGCTGGAGAAAGAGTCCTACTTTGAGAGCCACAATAAAGGCGACCCCAATGCGCTAGTGGATGAGGATGCTGTGTGCTGTATCTGCAATGATGGTGAGTGCCAGAACAGCAATGTCATCCTCTTCTGTGACATGTGCAACCTGGCTGTGCACCAGGAGTGCTACGGTGTCCCCTACATCCCTGAGGGCCAGTGGCTGTGCCGCCGCTGCCTACAGTCACCCTCCCGTGCTGTGGACTGCGCCCTGTGCCCCAACAAGGGTGGTGCCTTCAAGCAGACAGATGATGGGCGCTGGGCCCATGTGGTGTGTGCCCTATGGATCCCTGAGGTCTGCTTTGCCAACACGGTCTTCCTGGAGCCTATCGACAGCATCGAGCACATCCCGCCAGCTCGCTGGAAGCTGACCTGCTACATTTGCAAACAGCGGGGCTCAGGGGCCTGCATCCAGTGCCACAAGGCCAACTGCTACACAGCCTTCCATGTGACATGTGCCCAGCAGGCCGGCCTTTACATGAAGATGGAGCCTGTGCGGGAGACGGGTGCCAATGGCACCTCCTTCAGCGTCCGCAAGACTGCCTACTGCGACATCCATACACCTCCAGGTTCAGCACGCCGCCTGCCTGCCCTATCCCACAGcgagggtgaggaggaggaggaggaggaagaggaggagggtaaGAGTTGGAGCTCAGAGAAGGTCAAGAAGGCCAAGGCCAAGTCCCGGATCAAGATGAAGAAGGCGCGGAAGATCTTGGCAGAGAAACGGGCAGCAGCACCTGTGGTGTCTGTGCCCTGCATCCCACCACACAG gctcaGTAAAATCACTAACCGCCTGACCATCCAAAGGAAGAGCCAGTTCATGCAGAGGCTGCACAGCTACTGGACGCTAAAGAGGCAGTCACGGAATGGGGTCCCACTGCTGCGTCGCCTGCAGACACACCTGCAGTCTCAGAGGAACTGTGACCAAGTTGGG AGAGATTCTGAAGACAAGAACTGGGCCCTCAAAGAACAGCTCAAGTCCTGGCAGCGGCTTCGGCATGACCTGGAGCGAGCCCGGCTGCTGGTGGAGCTGATCCGCAAGCGGGAGAAACTCAAAAGGGAGACG ATCAAGGTCCAGCAGATTGCCATGGAGATGCAGCTGACCCCTTTCCTCATCCTCCTTCGAAAAACCCTGGAGCAGCTCCAAGAGAAGGACACAGGCAACATCTTCAGCGAGCCGGTCCCTCTGTCTGAGGTAACCGAATTGGACGAA GTACCTGACTACCTAGACCACATCAAAAAGCCTATGGACTTTTTCACCATGAAGCAGAACTTGGAGGCTTACCGCTACCTGAACTTTGATGATTTTGAGGAGGACTTCAACCTCATCGTCAGCAACTGCCTCAAGTACAATGCCAAGGATACCATCTTCTACCGGGCAGCAGTGCGGCTCCGTGAGCAGGGTGGTGCTGTGCTCCGCCAGGCCCGGCGCCAGGCAGAAAAAATGGGCATTGACTTTGAGACGGGCATGCATATCCCCCACAGCCTGGCTGGAGACGAGGCCTCACACCACACCGAAGATG AGGAAGAGCGGCTGGTCCTGCTGGAGAACCAGAAGCACTTGCCAGTGGAAGAGCAGCTGAAGCTGTTGCTCGAGCGGCTGGATGAGGTGAATGCCAGTAAGCAGAGCGTGGGCCGCTCACGGCGTGCAAAGATGATCAAGAAAGAGATGACGGCGCTGCGGCGCAAGCTTGCCAACCAGCGGGAAACTGGACGAGATGGGCCTGAGCGGCATGGCCCCTCCAGCCGGGGCAGCCTGACACCCCACCCGGCAGCCTGCGACAAGGACGGGCAGACAGACAGTGCCGCCGAGGAGAGCAGCAGCCAGGAGACAAGCAAAG gCCTGGGTCCCAACATGTCCTCAACCCCCGCACATGAGGTGGGCAGGAGAACCTCAGTTCTGTTCTCCAAAAAGAACCCGAAGACAGCTGGACCGCCCAAGAGGCCGGGCCGGCCCCCAAAAAAccgggagagccagatgaccccCAGCCACGGAGGCAGTCCTGTGGGGCCCCCCCAGCTCCCCATCATGGGCTCCCTGCGTCAGCGCAAGCGGGGTAGGAGCCCTCGGCCCAGTTCGAGTTCAGACAGCGACAGTGATAAATCCACAGAAGACCCCCCAATGG ACTTACCAGCCAACGGCTTCAGCGGTGGAAACCAGCCAGTAAAGAAGAGTTTCTTGGTATATCGTAATGACTGCAGCCTTCCTCGgagcagctcagactctgagtccagcagcagtagcagcagcagtgcTGCCTCAGACCGGACCAG CACAACGCCTTCAAAACAAGGCCGGGGCAAGCCCTCCTTCTCTCGGGGCACGTTCCCAGAGGACAGCAGTGAAGATACCTCAGGCACTGAGAACGAGGCCTACTCCGTGGGCACTGGCCGCGGCGTGGGCCACAGCA TGGTAAGGAAGAGTCTGGGCCGGGGAGCTGGCTGGCTGTCAGAGGATGAGGACTCCCCGCTGGATGCTCTGGACCTGGTGTGGGCCAAATGCCGAGGGTATCCATCATACCCAGCTCTG ATCATTGATCCAAAGATGCCCCGGGAAGGTATGTTCCACCATGGGGTTCCCATCCCTGTGCCCCCACTGGAGGTGCTGAAACTTGGGGAACAGATGACCCAGGAAGCCCGAGAGCATCTCTACCTCGTCCTCTTCTTTGACAACAAGCGAACCTG GCAGTGGCTGCCCAGGACTAAGCTGGTTCCTCTGGGCGTGAACCAGGACCTTGACAAGGAGAAGATGCTGGAGGGCCGGAAATCCAACATCCGCAAGTCAGTACAGATCGCCTACCACAGGGCTCTGCAGCACCGCAGCAAGGTGCAGGGCGAGCAGAGCAGTGAGACCAGCGATAGTGACTGA